One window from the genome of Flexibacter flexilis DSM 6793 encodes:
- a CDS encoding TAT-variant-translocated molybdopterin oxidoreductase, whose translation MAENTKTYWRGIEELTNEPEFVKNAAQEFPEFLPISENSGNDLENQGTHRRDFLKLMGFSLAAVSLAACEAPVRKAIPYLNKPEDIDPTVANWYASSFVDGGDYCSVLVKTREGRPIKIEGNKLSSVTQGGTSARVQASVLSLYDTTRFKGPLAKGKPTTWEDVDAKIAAELSEIAAAGGAIRLVSHSVISPSTKQVIAEFTAKYPSTKHVVYDAVSAYGITKANKTAFGVEAVPSYAFGKASVIVSVGADFLGTWISPVEYSAQFATNRRLAKDKKDMSALYVFESNMSLTGANADFRTPIRPSEEGLVVAALYNSVASAVGQPTFELTGIKNQKNLDAAAKALVAAKGQSLVVSGSNDANVQLLVNGINYLLGNYGTTIDLSTPSYQKQGNDESMAAFVEEVKAGSVSAVFFYGANPVYDYPQGGELKAALPKVRLKVSFADRPDETTFSTFDESDSSKNVSLVDFVCPDSHFLESWSDAEPKKGFYSLIQPTISPIFKTRQVQESLLAWAGVKKDAYSYLKDFWKKNVFTQQSEYLTFQEFWNYSLHDGVFEVGRSIRKGTVTPSTPVAVTFSADLGSAATAVNQTYKSNASGMDVVVYEKIGMGSGSQANNPWLQEFPDPVTRACWDNYIVISQSLASKHGIKVVEGKTVKGKVVAGGKTIEGAVMVQPGLEANTVAVALGYGRKVSGKAAAGVGFDVYPVVSLKNGSLQYAVLGGATFEPSTEVAYVAHVQTHHTVMARETVIQETTLGEYKKDPAASRYMQMITTAEGKVPATELSLWNKHERPNHAWGLVIDLNTCTGCGSCVIGCQAENNVPVVGKQEVLNRREMHWIRIDRYYSSDAPAGDFAGLEVAAENPQVVFQPVMCQHCNNAPCETVCPVAATMHSTEGLNQMAYNRCFGTRYCANNCPFKVRRFNWFSYPQNADKFPTNPANSDLGRMVLNPDVTVRSRGVMEKCSMCIQRIQEGKLNAKKEGRRPVDGEIQVACAQSCPSQAIIFGDMNDEKSKISLALAAEEKERAYQMLSEINVKPSVSYLAKVRNNA comes from the coding sequence ATGGCTGAAAATACTAAAACATATTGGAGAGGCATAGAAGAACTGACTAACGAGCCAGAGTTTGTCAAGAATGCCGCGCAAGAGTTTCCTGAATTTTTACCAATCAGCGAAAACTCAGGCAACGACCTCGAAAATCAGGGTACTCATCGCCGCGACTTTTTGAAACTAATGGGTTTTAGCCTTGCTGCTGTTTCGCTTGCTGCTTGCGAAGCTCCTGTGCGCAAAGCTATCCCTTATCTAAATAAGCCTGAAGACATAGACCCAACCGTAGCCAACTGGTATGCGTCGTCTTTTGTTGATGGTGGTGACTATTGCAGTGTGTTGGTTAAAACACGCGAAGGCCGTCCTATCAAAATTGAAGGCAATAAACTTTCTTCTGTAACACAAGGCGGTACTTCTGCCCGTGTTCAGGCCTCTGTCCTAAGCCTTTACGATACAACTCGTTTCAAAGGCCCATTGGCAAAAGGCAAACCAACTACTTGGGAAGACGTAGATGCTAAAATTGCTGCTGAACTTTCGGAAATCGCTGCTGCAGGTGGTGCTATCCGTTTGGTTTCGCACTCAGTAATTAGTCCTTCTACTAAGCAAGTAATTGCTGAATTTACAGCTAAATATCCAAGCACTAAGCACGTTGTATATGACGCTGTTTCTGCTTACGGTATTACGAAAGCCAATAAAACTGCTTTTGGTGTAGAGGCTGTTCCTTCTTATGCTTTTGGTAAAGCTTCGGTAATCGTAAGTGTTGGTGCAGACTTCTTAGGTACTTGGATTTCTCCAGTAGAATACAGCGCACAATTTGCGACAAACCGTCGTTTGGCAAAAGATAAAAAAGATATGTCGGCTCTTTATGTATTTGAGTCGAATATGTCACTTACAGGTGCTAACGCGGATTTCCGCACTCCTATTCGCCCAAGCGAAGAAGGTTTGGTGGTTGCAGCACTTTATAATAGTGTGGCTTCTGCTGTTGGACAGCCTACATTTGAGCTAACAGGCATTAAGAACCAAAAGAACTTGGATGCTGCTGCTAAAGCACTTGTAGCGGCTAAAGGTCAATCTTTGGTTGTGTCTGGTTCTAATGACGCAAACGTTCAGTTGCTTGTAAATGGTATCAACTATTTGTTGGGTAACTACGGTACTACTATTGATTTGTCAACACCTTCTTACCAAAAACAAGGTAATGATGAGTCGATGGCTGCTTTCGTAGAAGAAGTAAAAGCTGGCTCTGTGTCTGCTGTATTCTTCTATGGTGCAAATCCTGTTTACGATTATCCACAAGGTGGCGAATTGAAAGCGGCTTTGCCTAAAGTAAGATTGAAAGTATCGTTTGCAGACCGTCCAGACGAAACAACATTTAGCACTTTCGACGAAAGCGATAGCAGCAAAAATGTTTCTTTGGTTGATTTCGTTTGTCCAGATAGCCATTTCCTTGAGTCTTGGAGCGATGCTGAACCTAAAAAAGGATTCTATAGCCTTATTCAGCCAACAATTTCTCCAATTTTCAAAACTCGTCAGGTACAAGAAAGCCTTTTGGCTTGGGCTGGCGTGAAAAAAGACGCTTATTCTTATTTGAAAGATTTCTGGAAGAAAAATGTATTCACTCAACAAAGTGAATATCTTACTTTCCAAGAATTCTGGAATTATAGCTTACACGATGGCGTGTTTGAAGTGGGTCGCAGTATCCGTAAAGGAACTGTAACACCTTCTACGCCAGTTGCTGTTACATTCTCTGCTGACTTGGGTTCTGCTGCTACGGCTGTAAACCAAACATACAAGTCTAATGCTTCGGGTATGGACGTAGTGGTGTACGAAAAAATCGGCATGGGTTCTGGTTCGCAAGCAAATAACCCTTGGTTGCAAGAGTTCCCTGACCCAGTTACGCGTGCTTGTTGGGATAACTACATTGTTATTTCTCAATCACTTGCCTCTAAACATGGCATTAAAGTAGTTGAAGGCAAAACCGTAAAAGGTAAAGTAGTTGCAGGTGGAAAAACTATTGAGGGTGCCGTAATGGTACAACCAGGTTTGGAAGCAAATACTGTTGCTGTTGCTTTGGGTTATGGCCGTAAAGTGAGCGGTAAAGCAGCTGCTGGTGTAGGCTTCGATGTTTACCCTGTAGTTAGCCTTAAAAATGGTTCGTTGCAATATGCTGTTTTGGGTGGCGCAACATTTGAACCAAGTACAGAAGTGGCTTATGTGGCACACGTGCAAACACACCACACTGTAATGGCCCGCGAAACAGTTATTCAAGAAACTACATTAGGCGAATACAAAAAAGATCCAGCAGCTTCACGCTATATGCAAATGATTACTACTGCGGAAGGTAAAGTACCAGCTACTGAACTTTCGTTGTGGAACAAACATGAGCGTCCGAACCACGCTTGGGGTCTTGTAATTGACCTAAATACTTGTACGGGTTGTGGCTCTTGCGTAATTGGTTGCCAAGCAGAAAACAACGTACCAGTAGTTGGTAAACAAGAGGTGTTGAACCGTCGCGAAATGCACTGGATTCGTATCGACCGTTACTATAGCAGTGATGCTCCTGCTGGAGACTTCGCAGGCTTGGAAGTAGCAGCCGAAAACCCTCAAGTGGTGTTCCAACCTGTTATGTGTCAGCACTGTAACAATGCTCCATGTGAAACAGTATGTCCTGTAGCGGCTACAATGCACAGCACTGAAGGTCTTAACCAAATGGCATATAACCGTTGTTTCGGTACTCGTTATTGCGCAAATAACTGTCCATTCAAAGTTCGTCGTTTCAACTGGTTCAGCTATCCACAAAACGCAGATAAATTCCCAACTAACCCAGCGAACAGCGATTTGGGACGTATGGTATTGAACCCAGACGTAACAGTTCGTTCACGCGGTGTGATGGAGAAATGCTCTATGTGTATTCAAAGAATCCAAGAAGGCAAACTTAATGCGAAAAAAGAAGGTCGCCGTCCTGTAGATGGAGAGATTCAAGTGGCTTGTGCTCAGTCATGTCCTTCACAAGCGATTATCTTCGGTGATATGAACGACGAGAAGAGCAAAATCTCTTTAGCGTTGGCAGCCGAAGAAAAAGAGCGTGCATACCAAATGCTCTCTGAAATCAACGTGAAGCCTTCTGTTAGTTATTTGGCTAAAGTAAGAAATAACGCATAA
- a CDS encoding cytochrome c3 family protein: MTAMCSHYNRFKTYLLALVFGVSSLALSTQAYAQAPDAAQIEKGTAVFDANCKQCHAIDEVVVGPALRDATKRWPSEAAILNFIKYPQKTIEGGNAYAKGLYDKYKQFMPNHDFLKDDEIKAVIAYIKNPPAKVEEKKTDAAGAEGAAKEAAPADNGVITYVLAALVLVLFLVLVVLGLLVSVLTKYLNSNTEGLDEDDKEVISQTLGFDKFFGSVAFKAAVGFVFFIMIAKAGYDKVYSVGIHQGYAPRQPIAFSHKLHAGMYEINCNYCHTGVYKAKSASIPSVNICLNCHNSIKTESPEIKKLYSAVEKNRPIEWVRVHNLPDLAYFNHSQHTKVGGVECQTCHGNIQDMEVVQQHSSLTMGWCINCHRETVVKAEGNAYYDKLVAMHAKKSKEPMKVENIGGLECSKCHY; this comes from the coding sequence ATGACAGCAATGTGTAGCCATTACAACCGATTCAAAACCTATTTGCTTGCCTTGGTATTTGGTGTGTCAAGTCTTGCGCTCTCGACGCAGGCCTATGCCCAAGCACCAGATGCAGCCCAGATAGAAAAGGGGACTGCAGTGTTTGATGCCAACTGTAAGCAATGCCACGCCATCGATGAGGTGGTAGTGGGGCCAGCTCTCCGCGACGCGACTAAGCGTTGGCCGTCTGAAGCAGCGATACTTAATTTCATTAAGTATCCTCAAAAAACAATTGAAGGAGGAAATGCGTATGCGAAAGGTTTGTACGACAAGTACAAGCAATTCATGCCAAACCATGACTTCTTGAAAGATGATGAAATTAAGGCTGTAATCGCCTACATCAAAAATCCTCCTGCGAAAGTAGAGGAGAAAAAAACAGATGCTGCGGGTGCAGAAGGTGCTGCTAAAGAAGCTGCTCCTGCTGACAACGGCGTTATTACTTATGTATTAGCGGCATTGGTGCTCGTATTGTTCTTAGTATTGGTAGTGTTGGGCTTACTTGTAAGCGTTCTTACCAAATACTTGAACAGCAACACTGAAGGTTTGGACGAAGACGACAAAGAAGTGATTAGCCAAACATTAGGCTTTGACAAATTCTTTGGTAGCGTAGCGTTCAAAGCGGCTGTTGGTTTCGTTTTCTTCATAATGATTGCTAAAGCAGGTTATGATAAAGTATATAGCGTTGGTATTCACCAAGGTTATGCACCACGTCAGCCAATCGCGTTCTCGCACAAGTTGCACGCTGGTATGTACGAAATCAACTGTAACTACTGTCACACAGGTGTTTATAAAGCAAAATCTGCAAGTATTCCTTCTGTAAACATTTGTTTGAACTGTCACAACTCAATTAAAACAGAATCTCCTGAAATCAAGAAGTTGTATTCTGCCGTAGAGAAAAACAGACCTATTGAATGGGTACGTGTTCACAATCTTCCTGATTTGGCTTACTTCAATCACTCACAACACACGAAAGTTGGTGGTGTAGAATGCCAAACTTGTCATGGTAACATTCAAGACATGGAAGTTGTACAACAACACTCTTCATTGACAATGGGTTGGTGTATCAATTGCCACCGCGAAACAGTAGTGAAAGCGGAAGGTAATGCTTACTACGATAAATTAGTGGCAATGCACGCTAAGAAGAGCAAAGAACCAATGAAAGTTGAAAACATTGGTGGTTTGGAATGTTCTAAGTGCCACTACTAA
- a CDS encoding SIR2 family NAD-dependent protein deacylase, which translates to MKKKIVILTGAGISAESGLATFRDAGGLWEGYRIEDVATPQAWRKDPALVLDFYNQRRKAALVAEPNAAHFACVELEKNYDVTIVTQNVDNLHEKAGSKHVVHLHGELFKSRSTYDPKLVYDISGWELSLGDKCEKGSQLRPHIVWFGEAVPKLEEAAAYVRQADILVVVGTSLQVYPAAGLVDEVSSAAEIYVIDPHIPTLRSRPKLHTIAAKATNGMAQLLQELVS; encoded by the coding sequence ATGAAAAAGAAAATAGTGATTCTGACGGGTGCGGGCATTAGTGCCGAAAGTGGTTTGGCTACGTTTCGGGATGCTGGTGGGCTGTGGGAAGGCTATCGCATCGAAGATGTAGCAACGCCGCAGGCTTGGCGCAAAGACCCTGCTTTGGTGCTTGATTTTTACAACCAACGCCGTAAGGCTGCTTTGGTGGCAGAGCCTAACGCCGCTCATTTCGCGTGTGTGGAGTTGGAGAAAAATTATGACGTAACCATTGTAACGCAGAATGTGGACAACTTGCACGAGAAGGCAGGCTCAAAGCACGTTGTGCATTTGCACGGCGAGCTGTTCAAGTCGCGCAGCACCTATGACCCTAAGTTAGTTTATGACATCAGCGGTTGGGAACTTTCGCTGGGCGACAAGTGCGAAAAAGGAAGCCAATTGCGTCCGCATATTGTGTGGTTTGGAGAGGCCGTTCCGAAATTGGAAGAGGCGGCCGCCTATGTCCGACAAGCTGATATATTGGTGGTGGTGGGCACGTCTTTGCAGGTTTATCCAGCCGCAGGCTTGGTAGATGAGGTAAGTTCGGCGGCCGAAATTTATGTGATAGACCCGCATATTCCGACGCTTCGAAGCAGGCCAAAACTGCACACAATTGCCGCTAAAGCCACCAACGGAATGGCTCAATTGTTGCAAGAATTAGTGTCATAG
- the sucD gene encoding succinate--CoA ligase subunit alpha: MSVLVNKNSKVIVQGFTGSEGSFHAGQMVDYGTNVVGGVTPGKGGSTHLELPVFNTVKEAVVATGADVSIIFVPPAFAADAIMEAADAGIGVIVCITEGIPTKDMIYAKEYLKGKNVRLIGPNCPGVMTAEECKVGIMPGFIFKKGKIGIVSKSGTLTYEAVDQLSKVGLGQSTAIGIGGDPIIGTTTKEAVELLMNDPETEGIVMIGEIGGGMEAEAARWIKENGTKPVVGFIAGQTAPPGRRMGHAGAIIGGADDTAAAKMRIMRECGIFVVDSPAHIGETMLKVLKKELV, from the coding sequence TTATGGTACAAACGTAGTAGGTGGTGTAACGCCTGGCAAAGGTGGTTCTACGCATTTAGAACTTCCTGTTTTCAATACTGTAAAAGAAGCGGTTGTTGCTACTGGCGCAGACGTTTCTATCATTTTCGTACCACCAGCATTTGCTGCTGATGCTATCATGGAAGCTGCTGACGCGGGTATTGGCGTAATCGTTTGTATTACAGAAGGTATCCCAACTAAAGACATGATTTATGCCAAAGAATATTTGAAAGGCAAAAACGTGCGTTTGATTGGCCCTAACTGCCCAGGTGTAATGACTGCTGAAGAATGTAAAGTAGGTATCATGCCTGGTTTTATCTTCAAAAAAGGTAAAATTGGTATCGTATCAAAATCTGGTACACTTACTTACGAAGCGGTTGATCAACTTTCTAAAGTAGGTTTGGGACAATCTACGGCTATCGGTATCGGTGGCGACCCAATCATTGGTACAACTACTAAAGAAGCTGTTGAACTTTTGATGAACGACCCAGAAACTGAAGGCATCGTAATGATTGGCGAAATCGGCGGTGGCATGGAAGCGGAAGCGGCTCGTTGGATTAAAGAAAACGGTACAAAACCTGTAGTAGGCTTTATAGCTGGCCAAACAGCGCCTCCTGGCCGTCGTATGGGTCACGCGGGTGCTATCATCGGTGGTGCTGATGACACGGCTGCTGCTAAAATGCGTATCATGCGTGAGTGTGGTATTTTCGTAGTAGATTCTCCTGCACACATCGGCGAAACCATGCTTAAAGTGTTGAAAAAAGAATTAGTTTAA